In Lysobacter lycopersici, a genomic segment contains:
- a CDS encoding FdhF/YdeP family oxidoreductase: MADGKTPRYKTYKAPAGGWGAAAATAKVLLEQSVVGKGSKALLVMNKPGGFKCPSCAYPDQSCGKKFDFCENGAKALAHEATKFRVTREFFAQHSVSELMQQSDYWLEMQGRLTEPMRYDAASDHYVPCSWDEAFAMIGDHLRRLDSPHEAEFYTSGRTANETAFLYSIFVREFGTNNFPDCSNMCHEPTSRGLPPAIGVGKGTVIIDDFDHAEAIFVIGQNSGTNSPRMMTNLVDARKRGIPIVAVNPMPERALIRFAEPQDIVQMATFGSTPISSEFVHIRIGGDLAFLKGIMKVMFEREAAGETVLDHDFIREHTVGVEAIREDAMAQDWAKIVEASGLAEEQIRRCAEIYTRSNATILCYGMGITQHQMGSQLVRQIANLLLLKGNFGKPGAGISPIRGHSNVQGDRTVGIDEKPSSAYLDRVREVFGFEPPRKHGHHTVDSVEAMLAGTAKVFIGLGGNFVRAVPDTDRAYAAMAKLDLTVGIATKLNRGHLVHGKDALILPVVARSERIETAKGEQFVTIEDSMSNVTASRGVLEPASPDLLTETEIVCRMAMATLPQSKVDWARYIDDYDAIRDKVAEVYPELYAGFNEKIRNPEGFHLDVAPRRLVWKTPNGKANFIVMPGLHANAEVADPAMLRLATVRSHDQFNTTIYSYNDRYRGVYDDRMVLFMNSRDMADRGLEEYDRISLETISDDGIARRIDGLTVLDYPMPRGSVAGYYPELNPLLPLDYYDRISGTPAAKSVPVKVVATATNT; this comes from the coding sequence ATGGCCGACGGCAAGACCCCGCGCTACAAAACCTACAAGGCGCCGGCCGGCGGCTGGGGCGCGGCGGCGGCGACCGCGAAGGTGCTGCTGGAACAGAGCGTCGTCGGCAAGGGATCGAAGGCGCTGCTGGTGATGAACAAGCCGGGCGGCTTCAAGTGCCCGAGTTGCGCCTACCCGGACCAGAGCTGCGGCAAGAAATTCGATTTCTGCGAGAACGGCGCCAAGGCGCTGGCGCACGAAGCAACCAAGTTCCGCGTGACGCGCGAATTCTTCGCGCAGCATTCGGTGTCCGAACTCATGCAGCAGTCGGATTACTGGCTGGAAATGCAGGGCCGGCTCACCGAGCCCATGCGTTACGACGCGGCGAGCGATCATTACGTCCCGTGCAGTTGGGACGAGGCGTTCGCCATGATCGGCGATCACCTGCGCAGGCTCGACAGCCCGCACGAGGCCGAGTTCTACACCTCGGGGCGCACCGCCAACGAAACCGCGTTCCTGTATTCGATCTTCGTGCGCGAGTTCGGCACCAACAACTTCCCCGACTGCTCGAACATGTGCCACGAACCGACCAGCCGCGGCCTGCCGCCGGCGATCGGCGTGGGCAAGGGCACGGTGATCATCGACGACTTCGATCACGCCGAGGCGATCTTCGTCATCGGCCAGAACAGCGGCACCAATTCGCCGCGGATGATGACCAACCTGGTCGATGCGCGGAAGCGCGGCATCCCGATAGTGGCAGTCAACCCGATGCCGGAGCGCGCGCTGATCCGCTTCGCCGAGCCGCAGGACATCGTGCAGATGGCGACGTTCGGTTCGACGCCGATCAGCAGCGAGTTCGTGCACATCCGCATCGGCGGCGACCTCGCGTTCCTGAAAGGCATCATGAAGGTGATGTTCGAGCGCGAGGCCGCGGGCGAAACCGTGCTCGACCACGACTTCATCCGCGAACACACGGTCGGCGTCGAGGCGATCCGCGAGGATGCGATGGCGCAGGACTGGGCGAAGATCGTCGAGGCGTCCGGATTGGCCGAGGAACAGATCCGCCGCTGCGCCGAGATCTACACGCGTTCGAACGCGACCATCCTCTGCTACGGCATGGGCATCACCCAGCACCAGATGGGCTCGCAACTGGTGCGGCAGATCGCCAACCTGCTGCTGCTCAAGGGCAACTTCGGCAAGCCCGGTGCCGGCATCTCGCCGATCCGCGGGCATTCCAACGTGCAGGGCGACCGCACCGTCGGCATCGACGAGAAACCTTCGTCCGCCTACCTCGATCGCGTGCGCGAGGTGTTCGGCTTCGAACCGCCGCGCAAACACGGCCACCACACCGTGGACAGCGTCGAAGCGATGCTGGCCGGCACCGCCAAGGTGTTCATCGGCCTCGGCGGCAATTTCGTGCGCGCGGTGCCCGACACCGACCGCGCCTACGCGGCGATGGCGAAACTCGATCTCACCGTCGGCATCGCGACCAAGCTCAATCGCGGCCACCTGGTGCACGGCAAGGACGCGCTGATCCTGCCGGTGGTCGCGCGTTCGGAGCGCATCGAAACCGCGAAGGGCGAGCAGTTCGTCACCATCGAGGATTCGATGTCGAACGTCACCGCCTCGCGCGGCGTGCTGGAACCGGCCAGCCCCGATTTGCTGACCGAAACCGAGATCGTTTGCCGCATGGCGATGGCGACGCTACCGCAGAGCAAGGTCGACTGGGCGCGCTACATCGACGACTACGACGCGATCCGCGACAAGGTCGCCGAGGTGTATCCGGAGCTCTACGCCGGCTTCAACGAGAAGATCCGCAATCCCGAGGGCTTCCACCTCGACGTCGCCCCGCGCCGCCTGGTGTGGAAAACGCCGAACGGCAAGGCCAACTTCATCGTGATGCCGGGCCTGCACGCGAATGCGGAAGTCGCAGACCCGGCGATGTTGCGCCTCGCCACGGTGCGTTCGCACGACCAGTTCAACACCACCATCTATAGTTACAACGACCGCTATCGCGGCGTGTACGACGACCGCATGGTGCTGTTCATGAATTCCCGGGACATGGCGGATCGTGGCCTGGAGGAATACGACAGGATTTCGCTGGAAACCATCAGCGACGACGGCATCGCGCGCCGCATCGACGGCCTCACCGTGCTCGACTACCCGATGCCGCGCGGTTCGGTCGCCGGTTACTACCCGGAACTGAATCCATTGCTGCCGCTGGATTACTACGATCGCATCAGCGGCACGCCTGCGGCCAAATCGGTGCCGGTGAAAGTGGTGGCGACGGCGACCAACACCTGA
- a CDS encoding AraC family transcriptional regulator — translation MPKRHDTNEGRAVRDADAFFDVVESARIRGGGTTSRSLRAGQPLSFPQSSACFHFIENAACRLRMTSGRQELRLQPGDLVVLPQGGSHALESVGDGDAGPRITTCDFRFEGPGGTLLANALPSLLHVSDAAAPPAAFPDTPREWLSVTLAAIRRETDRPWLGSSVMLSRLVDLLFVWSLRHWLVTASPQAGSLARALDDAVVGRALALLHAQPAKDWSVEALARALNQSRSGLSQRFVETLGEPPMRYLTRWRMQLAADMLASTRLRVSQIAQRVGYESEPAFSRAFRRQFGTAPVDYRRQSKPETQ, via the coding sequence ATGCCGAAACGCCATGACACCAACGAAGGCCGGGCCGTGCGCGATGCCGACGCGTTCTTCGACGTCGTCGAATCCGCGCGCATCAGGGGCGGAGGTACCACCAGCCGGTCACTGCGCGCCGGACAGCCGCTGTCTTTCCCGCAATCTTCCGCCTGTTTCCATTTCATCGAAAACGCAGCATGCCGATTGCGCATGACCAGTGGGCGACAGGAATTGCGATTGCAGCCAGGGGATCTCGTGGTGCTGCCGCAAGGCGGTTCGCACGCGCTGGAATCCGTCGGCGATGGCGACGCGGGGCCCCGCATCACGACCTGCGATTTCCGTTTCGAAGGCCCGGGCGGAACCCTGCTGGCGAATGCCCTGCCCTCGTTGCTGCACGTTTCGGATGCGGCGGCACCACCCGCAGCATTTCCCGATACACCGCGCGAATGGCTGTCGGTGACGCTGGCCGCGATCCGGCGGGAAACCGATCGCCCGTGGCTCGGCAGCTCGGTAATGCTGTCGCGGCTTGTGGACCTGTTGTTCGTATGGTCGCTGCGGCACTGGCTGGTCACCGCCTCGCCGCAAGCCGGAAGCCTGGCCCGCGCGCTGGACGATGCCGTCGTCGGCCGCGCACTGGCATTGCTGCATGCGCAACCGGCGAAGGACTGGAGCGTGGAAGCGTTGGCGCGCGCATTGAACCAGTCGCGTTCCGGCCTGTCGCAGCGCTTCGTCGAAACGCTGGGCGAACCGCCGATGCGCTACCTCACCCGCTGGCGCATGCAACTGGCCGCCGACATGCTGGCATCGACCAGATTGCGCGTCTCGCAGATCGCGCAGCGCGTGGGTTACGAATCGGAACCGGCTTTCAGCCGCGCGTTCCGGCGACAGTTCGGCACCGCACCGGTGGACTATCGCCGGCAGTCGAAACCCGAAACGCAATAA
- a CDS encoding alpha/beta hydrolase, which yields MSKPAVVLVHGFWGGAAHWAKVILELKRMGYDDLHAVENPLTSLADDAERTRKMVAQVKGPVVLVGHSYGGAVISEAGNLPNVAALVYIAAFAPDAGESPGGITQQHPPAAVANIAPDSDGYLWVKPDKFHESFCQDLDADEALVMAVTQKAPLAATFGNNVTDPAWKHKPCWYQISSQDRMIAPENEQRMAERMQPRKIITLDASHASLASRAAEVAALIDEAAKATA from the coding sequence ATGAGCAAGCCCGCAGTGGTTCTGGTCCATGGCTTCTGGGGCGGTGCCGCCCACTGGGCCAAGGTCATCCTCGAATTGAAGCGCATGGGTTACGACGACCTGCACGCAGTCGAAAATCCATTGACCTCGCTGGCCGACGATGCCGAGCGCACCCGCAAGATGGTCGCGCAGGTGAAAGGTCCGGTCGTGCTGGTCGGGCATTCCTATGGCGGTGCCGTGATCAGCGAAGCCGGCAACCTGCCGAACGTCGCCGCGCTGGTGTACATCGCCGCGTTCGCGCCGGATGCCGGCGAAAGCCCCGGAGGCATCACCCAGCAGCATCCGCCTGCGGCCGTGGCCAACATCGCGCCCGACAGCGACGGTTACCTGTGGGTCAAGCCGGACAAGTTCCACGAGAGCTTCTGCCAGGATCTCGATGCCGACGAAGCGCTGGTCATGGCGGTGACGCAGAAGGCGCCATTGGCCGCCACGTTCGGCAACAACGTCACCGATCCGGCGTGGAAGCACAAGCCATGCTGGTACCAGATCTCCAGCCAGGACCGGATGATCGCGCCGGAAAACGAACAGCGCATGGCCGAGCGCATGCAGCCACGCAAGATCATCACGCTGGATGCGAGCCATGCCTCGCTGGCTTCGCGCGCGGCGGAAGTTGCGGCATTGATCGACGAGGCGGCGAAGGCAACGGCCTGA
- a CDS encoding MATE family efflux transporter, with product MQPTQSPASTTESSPPQSLWAELRDAVRGTSADYTKIPLRRAVFLLAVPMVLELVLESTFAVVDIFFVAKLGPSAVATVGLTESYLFLLYSVAMGLAMAVTAVIARRIGEGKREEASISAVQAIFVALLASVLPAIVGIAFAQDLLRLMGGDGWVVEHGYRYTQWMLGGNAVIMLLFVINAIFRGAGDAAIAMRVLWLSNGLNILLCPLLIFGLGPVPALGIEGAAIATCIGRGTGVLYQLWTLLHGGKHIRVAASQVAWHGAVLWNIVRTSLGGIGQMIVAMTSWIFLMRILASIGNEAVAGATIAIRVMMFTMMPAWGMSNAAATLVGQNLGARQPERAEASVWRIGWYNMAYLLAVSVLFFLFPHGITGIFTDDAQVVAVGAEWLRILSYALFVYGWWMVSVQAFNGAGDTVTPTRINVVFFWMIQIPLAWLLALHLGWKETGVFWAVFVSETSVGLFTLWLFSRGRWKKAQV from the coding sequence ATGCAACCCACGCAATCGCCCGCAAGCACCACGGAGTCTTCGCCGCCGCAATCGCTGTGGGCCGAGCTGCGCGACGCGGTCCGCGGCACTAGTGCCGATTACACGAAGATCCCGCTGCGCCGCGCGGTGTTCCTGCTCGCGGTGCCGATGGTGCTGGAACTGGTGCTGGAATCGACCTTCGCGGTGGTCGACATCTTCTTCGTCGCCAAGCTCGGCCCGTCGGCGGTGGCCACGGTCGGGCTGACCGAGAGCTACCTGTTCCTGCTGTATTCGGTGGCGATGGGCCTGGCGATGGCGGTGACCGCGGTGATCGCGCGGCGCATCGGCGAAGGCAAGCGCGAGGAGGCATCGATCAGCGCGGTGCAGGCGATCTTCGTCGCGCTGCTGGCGTCGGTGCTGCCGGCCATCGTCGGCATTGCCTTCGCGCAGGACCTGTTGCGGCTGATGGGTGGCGACGGCTGGGTGGTCGAACACGGCTATCGCTACACGCAATGGATGCTCGGCGGCAACGCGGTGATCATGCTGCTGTTCGTGATCAACGCGATCTTCCGCGGCGCCGGCGACGCCGCCATTGCGATGCGCGTGCTGTGGCTGTCGAACGGACTCAACATCCTGCTGTGCCCGCTGCTGATCTTCGGCCTCGGCCCGGTGCCGGCGCTGGGCATCGAGGGCGCGGCCATCGCCACCTGCATCGGCCGCGGCACCGGCGTGCTGTACCAGTTGTGGACGCTGTTGCATGGCGGCAAGCACATCCGCGTGGCCGCCTCGCAGGTCGCGTGGCACGGCGCGGTGCTGTGGAACATCGTGCGCACCTCGCTGGGCGGCATCGGCCAGATGATCGTGGCGATGACCTCGTGGATCTTCCTGATGCGCATCCTCGCCAGCATCGGCAACGAGGCGGTGGCCGGCGCGACGATCGCCATCCGGGTGATGATGTTCACGATGATGCCGGCCTGGGGCATGTCGAACGCGGCCGCGACGCTGGTCGGGCAGAACCTCGGCGCACGACAGCCCGAACGCGCGGAAGCCTCGGTGTGGCGCATCGGCTGGTACAACATGGCCTACCTGCTGGCGGTCTCGGTGCTGTTCTTCCTGTTCCCGCACGGCATCACCGGCATCTTCACCGACGATGCGCAGGTCGTCGCCGTCGGCGCGGAATGGCTGCGCATCCTGTCGTACGCGCTGTTCGTGTACGGCTGGTGGATGGTCAGCGTGCAGGCCTTCAACGGCGCGGGCGACACGGTCACGCCGACGCGGATCAACGTGGTGTTCTTCTGGATGATCCAGATCCCGCTGGCGTGGCTACTGGCGCTGCACCTGGGCTGGAAGGAAACGGGTGTGTTCTGGGCGGTGTTCGTGTCCGAAACTTCCGTCGGCCTGTTCACGCTATGGCTGTTCAGCCGCGGCAGGTGGAAGAAGGCGCAGGTCTAG